From a single Sphingobium lignivorans genomic region:
- a CDS encoding Rieske 2Fe-2S domain-containing protein produces MSEAETAAILPSPPFTGREYGKVHDGTYLKNWNPLMLAGELAAGEIVRRDFLGTRVIIYRDPEGRPVVQSAYCPHVGADLSKGCLADGAVRCAYHHWKFGPKGNCVEIPDEDHIPRAIRIYNYPAAERWGMIWAFNGEEPLFDLPELPGLAEEDAYYRVFHRGLRPIEGWIGSSNLVDFQHLKTVHGIADAHPTSVDFGDYLIVVRQETATRVADTKLYGGTWLTAHTRLGDGTERYFMAGSSQVAPGWSDAFFVVAMRKSQAEELGPEGAEAELQSRIDYMHKLYGEDEPILFSLRFRGVGKSALIRTDKYFGQFLRYIDNYPRSAPFDV; encoded by the coding sequence ATGTCTGAAGCCGAAACTGCTGCCATCCTGCCGTCTCCGCCATTCACGGGTCGCGAATATGGCAAGGTGCATGATGGCACCTATCTTAAGAACTGGAATCCGCTGATGCTGGCCGGGGAGCTGGCGGCTGGTGAGATCGTTCGCCGGGACTTCCTGGGCACCCGCGTCATCATCTATCGTGATCCCGAGGGCCGGCCGGTCGTGCAGAGCGCATACTGCCCGCATGTAGGCGCCGACCTCTCCAAGGGCTGCCTGGCGGATGGCGCGGTGCGGTGCGCTTATCATCACTGGAAGTTCGGGCCGAAAGGCAATTGCGTCGAGATTCCGGACGAGGACCATATTCCCCGCGCCATACGGATCTACAATTATCCGGCAGCCGAGCGCTGGGGCATGATCTGGGCCTTCAACGGCGAGGAACCGCTGTTCGATCTCCCCGAGCTCCCCGGCCTCGCCGAGGAAGACGCTTATTATCGCGTGTTCCATCGCGGCCTGCGCCCGATCGAGGGCTGGATCGGCTCCTCCAATCTCGTGGATTTCCAGCATCTCAAGACCGTGCACGGCATTGCCGACGCGCATCCGACCAGTGTCGACTTCGGCGACTATCTGATCGTCGTACGACAGGAGACCGCCACGCGCGTCGCGGACACCAAGCTCTATGGCGGCACCTGGCTGACCGCGCACACCCGGCTCGGCGACGGCACGGAGCGCTACTTCATGGCCGGCAGCTCGCAAGTCGCGCCCGGCTGGTCGGATGCCTTTTTCGTCGTCGCCATGCGTAAGAGCCAGGCCGAGGAGCTCGGGCCGGAAGGTGCGGAGGCGGAGCTCCAGAGCCGCATCGACTATATGCACAAGCTCTATGGGGAGGATGAGCCGATCCTGTTCTCGCTGCGGTTCCGGGGCGTGGGGAAAAGCGCGCTGATCCGCACCGACAAATATTTCGGCCAGTTCCTGCGCTACATCGACAATTATCCGCGTTCGGCGCCGTTCGATGTCTGA
- a CDS encoding SDR family NAD(P)-dependent oxidoreductase — MSEATGLVALVTGGNKGIGFEIVRGLARAGATVLLGARNAEAGEAAAGKLRGEGLDVQFLPIDVTDAASIAVAARQIENGPGRLDILVNNAAISPEHGVPPSAADVNLLRATYETNVFGLVAVTQAMLPLLRAAPKGRIVNMSTGLASLKLTSGRDAPFSFSRLLAYNSSKTAVNAVTVQFANELLDSAVKVNAANPGLCATELSDGKGRPPSEGAAVAIGLALIGEDGPTGGLFGDQGQVPW; from the coding sequence ATGTCTGAGGCGACGGGTCTGGTGGCGCTCGTCACCGGGGGCAACAAGGGGATCGGGTTCGAGATTGTCCGCGGCCTCGCCAGAGCCGGGGCGACGGTGCTGCTCGGCGCGCGCAACGCAGAGGCAGGCGAAGCGGCGGCAGGCAAGCTGCGCGGCGAAGGTCTCGACGTGCAGTTCCTGCCGATCGACGTGACGGATGCCGCCAGCATCGCGGTGGCCGCCCGCCAGATCGAGAACGGACCGGGGCGGTTGGACATCCTGGTCAACAACGCCGCGATATCGCCCGAGCATGGCGTACCGCCCAGTGCGGCGGACGTGAACCTGCTGCGCGCGACTTATGAAACGAACGTCTTCGGCCTCGTGGCGGTCACCCAGGCCATGCTCCCCCTTCTGCGCGCTGCGCCGAAGGGACGCATCGTGAACATGTCCACGGGCCTTGCTTCATTGAAGCTCACGAGCGGACGCGACGCGCCGTTCTCCTTCAGCCGCCTGCTCGCCTATAACAGCTCGAAGACTGCGGTGAATGCCGTGACGGTGCAATTCGCCAACGAGCTGCTGGACAGCGCGGTGAAAGTGAATGCGGCCAATCCGGGACTGTGCGCCACCGAACTCTCGGACGGCAAGGGCCGCCCACCCAGCGAAGGCGCGGCTGTCGCCATAGGCCTCGCGCTGATCGGCGAGGATGGGCCCACCGGAGGACTGTTCGGCGATCAGGGCCAAGTGCCCTGGTAA